The Mycolicibacterium smegmatis genome has a window encoding:
- a CDS encoding CoA-acylating methylmalonate-semialdehyde dehydrogenase, with protein MSTVIQHWRDGKVFAGSSTATAPVTNPATGAVTGEVALASVEDARAVIDSAAAAFPAWRDTSLAKRTQVLFAFRELLNARKEEVAAIITAEHGKVLSDALGEVTRGLEVVEFACGIPHLLKGGFTENASTKVDVYSISQPLGPVGIISPFNFPAMVPMWFFPIAIAAGNTVVVKPSEKDPSASLWMAELWKEAGLPDGVFNVLQGDKTAVDELLTNPKIKGVSFVGSTPIAKYVYATGTAAGKRVQALGGAKNHAVVLPDADLDLAADAMVNAGFGSAGERCMAISACVAVGPVADELVAKIAERAATIKTGDGTKDSDMGPLVTKAHRDKVASYIDAGEAAGAKVVLDGRTVIANGEEDGFWLGPTLLDNVTPEMSVYTDEIFGPVLSVVRVETYDEALELINNNPYGNGTAIFTNDGGAARRFQNEVEVGMVGINVPIPVPMAYYSFGGWKASLFGDTHAHGIQGVHFFTRTKAVTSRWLDPSHGGINLGFPQNK; from the coding sequence ATGAGCACTGTCATCCAGCATTGGCGCGACGGCAAGGTATTTGCCGGTAGCTCGACCGCGACCGCCCCGGTGACCAACCCGGCGACCGGTGCGGTGACCGGTGAGGTCGCACTGGCCAGTGTCGAGGATGCGCGCGCGGTGATCGACTCGGCCGCCGCGGCGTTCCCGGCGTGGCGCGACACCTCCCTGGCCAAGCGCACGCAGGTGCTCTTCGCGTTCCGCGAACTGCTCAACGCCCGCAAGGAAGAGGTTGCGGCGATCATCACCGCCGAGCACGGCAAGGTGCTCTCCGATGCGCTCGGTGAGGTGACCCGCGGTCTCGAGGTCGTCGAATTCGCTTGCGGCATCCCGCATCTGCTCAAGGGCGGGTTCACCGAGAACGCCTCGACCAAGGTCGACGTGTACTCCATCAGCCAGCCGCTCGGCCCGGTGGGCATCATCAGCCCGTTCAACTTCCCGGCCATGGTCCCGATGTGGTTCTTCCCGATCGCGATCGCCGCGGGCAACACCGTGGTGGTGAAGCCGTCGGAGAAGGATCCGTCGGCCTCGCTGTGGATGGCCGAACTGTGGAAGGAAGCCGGCCTGCCCGACGGCGTGTTCAACGTCCTGCAGGGTGACAAGACCGCCGTCGACGAACTGCTGACCAACCCCAAGATCAAGGGTGTCAGCTTCGTCGGCTCGACCCCCATCGCCAAGTACGTCTACGCCACCGGCACCGCCGCGGGCAAGCGCGTGCAGGCCCTCGGCGGCGCGAAGAACCACGCCGTCGTGCTGCCCGACGCCGATCTGGACCTGGCCGCCGACGCGATGGTCAACGCGGGCTTCGGTTCGGCAGGTGAGCGCTGCATGGCGATCTCCGCCTGCGTCGCCGTCGGCCCGGTCGCCGACGAATTGGTCGCCAAGATCGCCGAGCGTGCCGCCACGATCAAGACCGGTGACGGCACCAAGGATTCCGACATGGGCCCGCTGGTCACCAAGGCGCACCGCGACAAGGTGGCCTCCTACATCGACGCCGGTGAGGCCGCAGGCGCCAAGGTCGTGCTCGACGGCCGCACCGTGATCGCCAACGGTGAGGAGGACGGCTTCTGGCTGGGCCCGACGCTGCTCGACAACGTCACCCCCGAGATGAGCGTCTACACCGACGAGATCTTCGGCCCCGTGCTCTCGGTGGTGCGCGTCGAGACCTACGACGAGGCGCTCGAGCTCATCAACAACAACCCGTACGGCAACGGCACCGCGATCTTCACCAACGACGGCGGTGCGGCGCGCCGCTTCCAGAACGAGGTCGAGGTCGGCATGGTCGGCATCAACGTGCCGATCCCGGTTCCCATGGCCTACTACAGCTTCGGTGGCTGGAAGGCCTCGTTGTTCGGCGACACCCACGCCCACGGCATCCAGGGTGTGCACTTCTTCACGCGGACCAAGGCCGTCACCAGCCGCTGGCTCGACCCCAGCCACGGTGGTATCAACCTCGGCTTCCCGCAGAACAAGTGA
- a CDS encoding aspartate aminotransferase family protein: protein MTAIQESTLLPNGLTVDTAKAEAARAYELDRAHVFHSWSAQEEISPMTVTAAQGSYLWDGDGNRLLDFSSQLVNTNIGHQHPKVVAAIAEQAAKLCTVAPQHANAARSEAARLIAERTPGELNKIFFTNGGADAVEHAVRMARLHTGRYKVLSRYRAYHGGTDTAINLTGDPRRWPNDRGNSGIVHFNGPFLYRSSFYAETEEQESQRALEYLEKLIQMEGPSTIAAIILESIPGTAGIMVPPPGYLAGVRELCTRYGIVFIADEVMAGFGRSGKWFSINHFDVVPDLMTFAKGVNSGYVPLGGVAISPEIYETFAHRAYPGGLTYSGHPLACAAAVATINAMEDEGMVENAAKVGAEVIGPGLAELAAKHRSVGEVRGLGVFWAVELVKDQKTREPLAPYGSSSPAMNAVIAACKSGGLLPFANFNRIHVVPPCNVSADEAREGLAILDSALDVADEHTV from the coding sequence ATGACTGCGATTCAAGAGTCCACGCTGCTGCCCAACGGCCTGACCGTTGACACGGCCAAGGCGGAGGCGGCACGGGCCTACGAGCTCGACCGCGCCCACGTGTTCCACTCCTGGTCCGCCCAGGAGGAGATCTCCCCGATGACCGTCACCGCCGCGCAGGGGTCGTACCTGTGGGACGGCGACGGCAACCGGCTGCTGGACTTCTCCAGCCAGCTGGTCAACACCAACATCGGCCATCAGCACCCGAAAGTCGTTGCCGCCATTGCCGAGCAGGCCGCCAAGCTGTGCACGGTGGCACCGCAGCACGCCAACGCGGCGCGCTCGGAGGCGGCGCGGCTCATCGCCGAGCGCACCCCTGGTGAACTGAACAAGATCTTCTTCACCAACGGTGGCGCCGACGCGGTCGAGCACGCCGTGCGCATGGCGCGGCTGCACACCGGCCGCTACAAGGTGCTCTCGCGGTACCGCGCCTACCACGGCGGCACCGACACCGCGATCAACCTGACCGGTGACCCGCGCCGCTGGCCCAACGACCGCGGCAACTCGGGGATCGTGCACTTCAACGGGCCGTTCCTGTACCGCTCGTCGTTCTACGCCGAGACCGAGGAGCAGGAATCCCAGCGCGCGCTGGAGTACCTGGAGAAACTCATCCAGATGGAGGGCCCGTCCACCATCGCCGCGATCATCCTGGAGTCCATCCCGGGCACCGCGGGCATCATGGTGCCGCCGCCCGGATACCTGGCGGGCGTGCGTGAGCTGTGCACCCGCTACGGCATCGTGTTCATCGCCGACGAGGTGATGGCGGGCTTCGGACGCAGCGGAAAGTGGTTCTCCATCAACCACTTCGACGTCGTTCCTGACCTGATGACGTTCGCCAAGGGGGTCAACTCGGGTTACGTGCCGCTCGGCGGCGTGGCGATCAGCCCGGAGATCTACGAGACCTTCGCGCACCGGGCCTACCCGGGCGGGCTGACCTACTCGGGTCATCCGCTGGCGTGTGCGGCGGCCGTGGCGACCATCAACGCGATGGAAGACGAGGGCATGGTCGAGAACGCGGCCAAGGTGGGCGCCGAGGTCATCGGCCCCGGCCTGGCCGAGTTGGCCGCCAAGCACCGCAGCGTCGGTGAGGTCCGCGGCCTCGGCGTGTTCTGGGCCGTCGAACTGGTCAAGGACCAGAAGACGCGGGAACCGTTGGCGCCCTATGGTTCTTCGAGCCCGGCCATGAACGCCGTCATCGCGGCGTGCAAGTCCGGTGGCCTGCTGCCGTTCGCCAACTTCAACCGCATCCACGTCGTGCCGCCGTGCAACGTCTCGGCCGACGAGGCGCGTGAGGGCCTGGCGATCCTGGACTCTGCGCTCGACGTCGCCGACGAGCACACCGTCTGA
- a CDS encoding HAD-IIA family hydrolase has translation MRSHAQCWLTDMDGVLVREEHALPGAAEFLQTLVDKERPFLVLTNNSIFTPRDLAARLARSGLTVPESSIWTSALATAAFLDGQLPGGSAYVIGEAGLTTALHEVGYTLTDVEPDFVVLGETRTYSFEAITRAIRLILGGARFIATNPDVTGPSAEGPLPATGSVAAMITKATGREPYFVGKPNPMMFRSALNRIEAHSENTVMVGDRMDTDVVAGIEAGLDTILVLTGSTAVEDIERYPFRPSRVLPSIAEAIELI, from the coding sequence GTGCGTTCACATGCCCAGTGCTGGCTGACCGATATGGATGGTGTCCTGGTGCGCGAGGAACACGCGCTGCCAGGAGCCGCGGAGTTCCTGCAAACCCTGGTCGACAAGGAGCGGCCGTTTCTGGTTCTGACAAACAATTCGATCTTCACCCCGCGCGATCTCGCGGCCCGGCTCGCGCGTTCGGGCCTGACGGTGCCAGAAAGCTCGATCTGGACCTCGGCGCTCGCGACCGCCGCGTTCCTCGACGGTCAGTTGCCGGGCGGTTCGGCGTACGTGATCGGGGAGGCCGGGCTGACGACGGCCCTGCACGAGGTCGGTTACACCCTGACCGATGTGGAGCCGGATTTCGTCGTGCTGGGGGAGACCCGCACGTATTCGTTCGAGGCGATCACCCGCGCGATCCGGCTCATCCTCGGCGGTGCCCGGTTCATCGCGACCAACCCCGACGTGACCGGCCCCTCTGCCGAGGGGCCGCTGCCCGCCACCGGCTCGGTCGCGGCCATGATCACCAAGGCCACCGGCCGCGAACCCTACTTCGTCGGCAAGCCCAATCCGATGATGTTCCGCAGCGCGCTCAACCGCATCGAGGCGCATTCGGAGAACACGGTCATGGTCGGCGACCGCATGGACACCGACGTGGTGGCCGGTATCGAGGCCGGCCTGGACACCATCCTGGTGCTCACCGGGTCGACGGCGGTCGAGGACATCGAGCGTTATCCGTTCCGGCCCAGCCGTGTGCTGCCGTCGATCGCAGAGGCCATCGAACTGATATGA
- a CDS encoding GntR family transcriptional regulator: protein MAPRTASKSSSPARTAKAAATRADFVRPKTAQQAVAEVLRRDITSGKLAPGSWIVQESLAEQFGLSRIPIREALKTLEAEEYITYVPHSGYRVAKLGLDELLEVFRLRDLLEAELIRDAMPAVTDDIVDLMREQMDDMDRAAEKGDLIALGLANRQFHFLTFETSTLARTRRIVTQLWNTADAYRPLYAHLMDLSKVNTEHILLVDAFVARDAERAVAINHEHRQQAIGHLHTVFGDEKSEDAS from the coding sequence ATGGCGCCGCGAACAGCATCCAAGAGCAGCAGCCCGGCCCGGACCGCCAAGGCCGCGGCCACCCGGGCCGACTTCGTGCGCCCCAAGACGGCCCAGCAGGCCGTGGCCGAGGTGCTGCGGCGGGACATCACCAGCGGCAAGCTCGCACCCGGCAGCTGGATCGTCCAGGAGAGCCTGGCCGAACAGTTCGGCCTCTCGCGCATCCCGATCCGGGAGGCGCTGAAGACGCTGGAGGCCGAGGAGTACATCACCTACGTGCCCCACAGCGGCTACCGCGTGGCCAAACTGGGGCTCGACGAACTCCTCGAGGTGTTCCGGCTGCGCGACCTCCTGGAGGCCGAACTCATCCGCGACGCCATGCCCGCGGTCACCGACGACATCGTGGACCTCATGCGCGAGCAGATGGACGACATGGACCGGGCCGCCGAGAAGGGCGACCTGATCGCGCTGGGGTTGGCCAACCGGCAGTTCCACTTCCTGACGTTCGAGACCAGCACACTCGCGCGCACCAGGCGCATCGTCACCCAGCTGTGGAACACCGCCGACGCCTACCGCCCGCTGTATGCGCACCTCATGGATCTGTCCAAGGTCAACACCGAGCACATCCTGCTGGTCGACGCGTTCGTGGCGCGCGATGCCGAGCGCGCCGTGGCGATCAACCATGAACACCGCCAGCAGGCGATCGGCCATCTGCACACCGTATTCGGCGACGAAAAGTCCGAAGACGCCTCATGA
- a CDS encoding RidA family protein: MSVRERLSALGIEIPPPAEPKGAYFPSRLVGDQLWISGTTSRRPTEPGAFGTVGEDVTPEQAEKHAGYAALNLIAAVDAAVGLEAVRGLVLLRGYVRASPHFDSHPAVIDGASRMLMDVFGEQRGAHARTAVGVASLPGGACVELELVASVRP; encoded by the coding sequence ATGAGTGTCCGGGAGAGACTGTCCGCGTTGGGAATCGAGATTCCCCCGCCCGCGGAACCGAAAGGTGCGTACTTCCCGAGCCGGCTGGTCGGCGACCAGTTGTGGATCTCCGGGACGACGTCACGGCGGCCCACCGAACCGGGCGCGTTCGGGACGGTCGGTGAGGACGTCACGCCCGAGCAGGCGGAAAAACATGCGGGGTACGCGGCGCTGAACCTGATCGCCGCCGTCGACGCGGCCGTCGGTCTCGAGGCGGTACGCGGGCTCGTCCTTCTGCGCGGCTATGTGCGCGCGTCGCCGCATTTCGACAGCCACCCCGCCGTGATCGACGGCGCGTCGAGAATGCTCATGGACGTGTTCGGCGAGCAGCGCGGTGCGCATGCCCGCACGGCCGTCGGGGTGGCGTCGTTGCCGGGTGGGGCATGCGTGGAACTCGAACTCGTCGCATCGGTGCGGCCCTGA
- a CDS encoding SRPBCC family protein, which yields MQLINEFSVDAPLGTAWSALTDIPLVIGCVPGAELEGHDGDDYRARVGVKVGPVGLTLTGTATVVSRDDTTHQMVVRGAARDRKGQGSAEAVVRISARDDAGRAQVTVHTDLELGGRISQFGSPVISQVGNRIIGQFVTRLNAAISTPAGASAPASALASAPVTRVADHETDWLAIVLTAIAGVALGLALGRTAERVA from the coding sequence GTGCAACTGATCAACGAGTTCTCCGTCGACGCACCACTCGGCACCGCCTGGTCGGCCCTCACCGACATTCCACTCGTCATCGGGTGCGTACCCGGCGCCGAACTCGAAGGTCACGACGGTGACGACTACCGCGCCAGGGTCGGCGTGAAGGTGGGACCGGTCGGGTTGACCCTCACGGGCACCGCGACCGTGGTCAGCCGTGACGACACGACCCACCAGATGGTGGTGCGCGGCGCCGCGCGCGACCGCAAGGGGCAGGGCTCCGCCGAGGCCGTAGTGCGGATCTCCGCCCGCGACGACGCGGGCCGCGCGCAGGTGACCGTACACACCGATCTCGAACTCGGCGGCCGCATATCGCAATTCGGCAGTCCCGTGATATCGCAGGTGGGCAACCGGATCATCGGCCAGTTCGTCACCAGGCTCAACGCGGCCATCAGCACGCCCGCCGGCGCGTCGGCGCCCGCCTCCGCCCTCGCTTCGGCGCCGGTCACGCGCGTAGCGGACCACGAAACGGATTGGCTCGCAATCGTGTTGACCGCGATCGCCGGGGTCGCCCTCGGTCTCGCGCTCGGGCGCACCGCCGAACGCGTGGCGTGA
- a CDS encoding LLM class flavin-dependent oxidoreductase translates to MVLSKGVGLFPTEPVGAMREYVGLCESLGYDNVWFGDSQNIWRESSTVMGAAAVGTERIVFGTGVTNAVTRHTSLLASTWATLAEFTGGRVALGIGTGDSSLRTMGLKPQRLAELEKSVSDLRALFRGEKVAEATSGAEYHLNYLSEPVDIPIYIAASAPKILRMSGRIADGVIVLVGTAPHFIEAALETIAAGAAESGRTLDDLHIVLWTPTAIDDDRTKARDLVRAHVSRVAIRPLPAKVAPELEEAIDRIRTSYNYYEHMNTEASHADLVPDELVDLFALAGTPAECGQRLKEIEALGVDQVSIVPFVRPGESRAPTIRTFAELVGGHG, encoded by the coding sequence ATGGTGCTGAGCAAGGGTGTCGGTCTCTTCCCGACCGAACCGGTGGGTGCGATGCGCGAATACGTGGGGCTCTGCGAGTCGCTCGGGTATGACAACGTGTGGTTCGGCGACTCCCAGAACATCTGGCGCGAGTCGTCGACCGTGATGGGCGCGGCCGCGGTCGGAACGGAACGCATCGTGTTCGGCACCGGTGTCACCAACGCGGTCACGCGCCACACGTCGCTGCTGGCGTCCACCTGGGCGACACTCGCCGAGTTCACCGGAGGGCGCGTGGCGCTGGGCATCGGAACCGGTGACTCCTCGCTGCGGACCATGGGGCTCAAGCCGCAGAGGCTGGCCGAGCTGGAGAAGTCCGTCAGCGATCTGCGTGCCCTCTTCCGGGGCGAGAAGGTCGCCGAGGCGACCAGTGGCGCCGAGTACCACTTGAACTACCTGAGCGAACCGGTCGACATCCCCATCTACATCGCCGCCTCCGCGCCGAAGATCCTGCGGATGTCCGGTCGCATCGCCGACGGGGTCATCGTGCTGGTGGGTACCGCCCCGCATTTCATCGAGGCGGCGCTGGAGACCATCGCGGCCGGGGCCGCCGAGAGCGGCCGCACCCTCGACGATCTCCACATCGTGTTGTGGACCCCCACGGCGATCGACGACGACCGCACCAAGGCCAGGGACCTGGTACGGGCCCACGTGTCACGCGTGGCGATCCGGCCGTTGCCTGCCAAGGTGGCACCCGAACTGGAAGAGGCGATCGACCGGATCCGCACGTCCTACAACTACTACGAGCACATGAACACCGAGGCGTCGCACGCCGATCTCGTGCCCGACGAACTCGTCGACCTGTTCGCGCTGGCGGGTACGCCGGCCGAATGCGGACAACGGCTCAAGGAGATCGAGGCTCTCGGGGTGGATCAGGTGTCGATCGTCCCGTTCGTCCGGCCCGGTGAGAGCCGGGCGCCGACGATCCGGACGTTCGCCGAACTCGTGGGCGGCCATGGCTGA
- a CDS encoding ABC transporter substrate-binding protein yields MSWFPKVLAVAGTAAALVLGSTACADESAGPTSDTSTLSISATGVDSLPFMAILQVGIDKGWFKEEGLDVDLYSGGGGGNTLRVVTSGDADMAIAGNTSVILAAQQPNSNLKVIAPWFQINDFSWISPPGRKLEGATLGFSSAGSSTELIVKGLERELGVKSQAVGPMGDNWTAAKAGQITAGWAMQPFIADKQATENAEVLVDSREVIGDMPADLVAINTEYAEQNPDNVRKFFTVADRLNKWLVDNTDEAADAIAPLVGVSPEIMKSAFESNPDLAKGYSLKVDAEGLRNLSELMVAAGQIPEPIDWASTLDQQYLPDDARAEL; encoded by the coding sequence ATGTCCTGGTTCCCCAAAGTCCTGGCCGTGGCAGGCACTGCCGCCGCCCTCGTGCTCGGTTCGACGGCATGCGCCGACGAGTCCGCCGGTCCCACGAGCGATACGAGCACCCTGAGCATCTCGGCGACCGGCGTCGACAGCCTGCCGTTCATGGCGATCCTTCAGGTGGGCATCGACAAGGGCTGGTTCAAAGAAGAAGGCCTCGACGTCGACCTGTACTCCGGAGGTGGCGGCGGCAACACGCTGCGCGTGGTCACCAGCGGTGACGCCGACATGGCGATCGCGGGCAACACGTCGGTGATCCTTGCTGCGCAGCAGCCCAATTCGAACCTCAAGGTCATCGCGCCGTGGTTCCAGATCAACGACTTCTCGTGGATCAGCCCGCCCGGTCGCAAGCTCGAAGGCGCCACGCTGGGGTTCAGCTCAGCGGGGTCGTCCACCGAGCTGATCGTGAAGGGCCTCGAGCGTGAACTCGGCGTCAAGTCCCAGGCCGTGGGTCCGATGGGCGACAACTGGACGGCCGCGAAGGCCGGCCAGATCACCGCCGGCTGGGCCATGCAGCCGTTCATCGCCGACAAGCAGGCGACGGAGAACGCAGAAGTGCTGGTCGATTCGCGGGAGGTCATCGGTGACATGCCCGCCGACCTCGTGGCGATCAACACCGAGTACGCCGAGCAGAACCCGGACAACGTCCGCAAGTTCTTCACCGTCGCCGACCGGCTGAACAAGTGGCTGGTGGACAACACGGACGAGGCCGCCGACGCGATCGCTCCGCTGGTCGGGGTCAGCCCCGAGATCATGAAGTCGGCGTTCGAGAGCAATCCCGATCTCGCCAAGGGATATTCGTTGAAGGTCGACGCCGAGGGGCTGCGCAACCTGTCGGAGCTGATGGTGGCCGCCGGGCAGATCCCCGAGCCGATCGACTGGGCGTCGACGCTGGATCAGCAGTACCTGCCCGACGACGCCCGCGCCGAGCTCTGA
- a CDS encoding ABC transporter ATP-binding protein, which translates to MDRDGIRIEDVSVVFDVPAGKVTAVAGIDQHVPHASFVSIVGPSGCGKSTLLAVIAGLQKASTGQVRVAGKPVTGPDPSIGVVFQEDSTLPWRTVEENVAFAMEMIGVEKAERRQRARKAIELVGLDGFEKSYPSMLSGGMRQRVALARTLAVEPEVVLMDEPFAALDQQTRLFLGAEIRQIWARTHQTIVFVTHDISEAILLSQQVWVMSYRPGSIIDVVDIDLPAERDASMVSTPEFNELQNRIWTSLQAESMRGFKQQETATT; encoded by the coding sequence ATGGATCGTGACGGTATCCGCATCGAGGACGTATCGGTCGTGTTCGATGTTCCGGCAGGCAAGGTGACCGCGGTGGCCGGCATCGACCAGCATGTCCCGCACGCGAGCTTCGTGTCGATCGTCGGCCCGAGTGGATGCGGCAAGTCCACCCTGCTGGCCGTCATCGCCGGTCTGCAGAAGGCCTCCACGGGGCAGGTGCGCGTGGCGGGCAAGCCGGTGACGGGGCCGGACCCCTCGATCGGCGTTGTGTTCCAGGAGGATTCGACGCTCCCGTGGCGCACCGTGGAGGAGAACGTCGCGTTCGCCATGGAGATGATCGGCGTGGAAAAAGCCGAACGCAGGCAGCGTGCCAGGAAGGCGATCGAGCTCGTCGGGCTCGACGGATTCGAGAAGTCCTACCCGTCGATGCTGTCGGGCGGTATGCGGCAACGCGTCGCGCTCGCACGTACGCTTGCCGTGGAGCCCGAGGTGGTGCTGATGGACGAGCCGTTCGCGGCGCTGGACCAGCAGACACGGCTGTTCCTCGGCGCCGAGATCCGGCAGATCTGGGCACGCACGCACCAGACCATCGTGTTCGTCACGCACGACATCTCCGAGGCGATCCTGCTGTCGCAACAGGTCTGGGTGATGTCGTACCGGCCGGGCTCGATCATCGACGTCGTCGACATCGACCTGCCCGCCGAACGTGACGCGAGCATGGTCTCGACGCCTGAGTTCAACGAGTTGCAGAACCGGATCTGGACGTCGCTGCAGGCCGAGTCCATGCGGGGCTTCAAGCAGCAGGAGACGGCCACGACGTGA
- a CDS encoding ABC transporter permease — translation MTTSIVAQQDHPTAEAMEPATGEPPRRIRKLGNFAISGISTVLLLAVLLALAEIGARAGLWTTQVLPAPSVITAELLTILGEPQFWGDAGRTGVEVACAIVFGSILGFIAGLIFWKVPTVGRIFEPYLVSFYAVPLVLFYPVMIVLVGINAMSVIILATVMAAIPMALNTAVGLNSMPAVYLKLARSLKASPKQTLFAIAIPAAGPYIVAGLRLAVVYALIGTIAMEFTTAQAGLGYRIRYLYEIFDNNQMFAYIAVVLILSCLLTVLLALVERILLKGRNR, via the coding sequence GTGACGACCTCGATTGTGGCGCAACAGGACCACCCGACGGCAGAAGCCATGGAACCGGCAACCGGCGAGCCGCCTCGCCGTATACGTAAACTGGGCAATTTCGCGATCAGCGGGATCTCGACGGTCCTTCTCCTCGCGGTCCTTCTCGCGCTGGCAGAGATCGGCGCGCGGGCGGGTCTGTGGACCACGCAGGTGCTGCCCGCGCCGTCGGTGATCACCGCCGAACTTCTCACCATCCTCGGTGAGCCGCAGTTCTGGGGCGACGCGGGACGCACCGGTGTCGAGGTGGCGTGCGCGATCGTCTTCGGGAGCATCCTCGGTTTCATCGCGGGCCTGATCTTCTGGAAGGTCCCCACGGTGGGGCGCATCTTCGAGCCGTACCTGGTGTCGTTCTACGCCGTCCCGCTCGTGCTGTTCTACCCGGTGATGATCGTGCTGGTCGGCATCAACGCCATGTCGGTGATCATCCTCGCCACCGTGATGGCGGCGATCCCGATGGCGCTCAACACCGCGGTGGGGCTGAACTCCATGCCCGCGGTCTATCTCAAACTGGCACGGTCGCTGAAGGCATCACCGAAACAGACGCTGTTCGCGATCGCCATACCGGCCGCGGGCCCGTACATCGTCGCGGGGTTGCGCCTCGCGGTGGTGTACGCACTGATCGGCACGATCGCCATGGAGTTCACGACCGCCCAGGCGGGCCTGGGATACCGCATCCGGTATCTGTACGAGATCTTCGACAACAACCAGATGTTCGCCTACATCGCCGTGGTGCTGATCCTCTCGTGTCTGCTGACCGTGCTGCTGGCACTCGTCGAGCGGATCCTGTTGAAGGGGCGGAACAGATGA
- a CDS encoding ABC transporter permease produces the protein MSTTIENTPKTTAPAGLPRWRTLLGNQAVGATLLALLMLVVWEIFSDLTFVIPSPVQTFGVLVDNLSDPAYLFDLRVTAQSVFLAFVIGTAIGGGLGLLLGLSERLRVMFEPMLIILNGIPKIVLYPVLLPIFSLTGSKVVMGVLFALFPVLINVSTGVQEIPRVYWKLARSVRAGRWQTLTHIIIPAIRRPLLTGIRLAVSLAVVGVVLSEFFATRRGLGRVVLQSYSHGDYPSMVATIMLLITISFGISIVLWQWEKRLH, from the coding sequence ATGAGCACCACGATCGAGAACACCCCGAAAACCACTGCGCCTGCGGGGCTGCCGCGGTGGCGCACCCTGCTGGGCAACCAGGCTGTCGGCGCGACGCTGCTGGCCCTGCTCATGCTGGTCGTCTGGGAGATCTTCTCCGACCTGACGTTTGTGATCCCGTCGCCCGTGCAGACGTTCGGCGTGCTGGTGGACAACCTCTCGGATCCGGCGTACCTGTTCGACCTGCGGGTCACCGCGCAGTCGGTGTTCCTGGCGTTCGTCATCGGCACCGCCATAGGTGGCGGGCTCGGCCTGCTGCTCGGGCTGTCCGAACGGTTGCGGGTCATGTTCGAGCCGATGCTGATCATCCTCAACGGGATTCCGAAGATCGTCCTGTACCCCGTGTTGCTGCCGATCTTCAGCCTGACCGGTTCGAAGGTGGTCATGGGTGTGTTGTTCGCGCTGTTCCCGGTGCTGATCAACGTCTCCACGGGCGTCCAGGAGATACCGCGGGTGTACTGGAAGCTCGCGCGCTCGGTCCGGGCCGGCCGGTGGCAGACGCTGACCCACATCATCATCCCGGCGATCCGGCGGCCTCTGCTCACGGGCATCCGTCTGGCGGTGAGCCTGGCCGTGGTCGGCGTGGTGCTCTCCGAGTTCTTCGCCACCCGCCGTGGCCTGGGACGCGTGGTGCTGCAGTCCTACAGCCACGGTGACTATCCCTCGATGGTCGCCACCATCATGCTGTTGATCACCATCTCGTTCGGAATCTCGATCGTGCTGTGGCAGTGGGAGAAACGACTCCATTGA